The proteins below come from a single Miscanthus floridulus cultivar M001 chromosome 1, ASM1932011v1, whole genome shotgun sequence genomic window:
- the LOC136493220 gene encoding protein CURVATURE THYLAKOID 1B, chloroplastic-like — MVPAATGVWSPAAAPVAKGHSKAAARSVWLGLPALPPVPGLRLAAQGQTRAASFCKRLARNVMAMAAGEPTAAPVDANEELTEFVNALKQEWDRIEDKYAVTTLAVAATLGMWSAGGVVSAIDRLPVIPGLMEAVGIGYSGWFAYQNLLFKSDRDAFFAKVREVYEDIIRS, encoded by the exons ATGGTCCCTGCTGCCACGGGCGTGTGGagccccgccgccgcgcccgtCGCGAAGGGCCACAGCAAGGCCGCCGCACGCTCCGTCTGGCTTGGGCTGCCCGCGCTGCCGCCAGTGCCCGGCCTCAGACTTGCGGCGCAGGGCCAGACCCGGGCCGCGTccttct GCAAGCGGCTGGCGAGGAACGTGATGGCCATGGCCGCTGGGGAGCCGACCGCGGCGCCTGTGGATGCCAACGAGGAGCTCACCGAGTTCGTCAACGCGTTGAAACAGGAG TGGGACAGGATCGAGGACAAGTACGCGGTGACCacgctcgccgtcgccgccacgcTCGGCATGTGGAGCGCCGGTGGAGTAGTGTCG GCAATCGATAGGCTCCCCGTGATTCCAGGTCTGATGGAGGCTGTTGGAATTGGATACAGTGGG TGGTTCGCGTACCAGAACTTGCTATTCAAGTCTGACAG GGATGCTTTCTTTGCAAAGGTCCGGGAGGTCTACGAGGATATAATCAGAAGTTAA